One window of the Ammospiza nelsoni isolate bAmmNel1 chromosome 2, bAmmNel1.pri, whole genome shotgun sequence genome contains the following:
- the LOC132069995 gene encoding olfactory receptor 51E2-like yields MPVSNSSELSPSFLLAGPPGLEGAHSWLPAVLCAAYVLAVLANGAVLLAVRAEPGLHAPMYLFLCMLAAVDLALASATVPRTLCLYWLGSRRIGFGACLTQMFLIHALSAAESTVLLAMAADRYVAICHPLRHAAVLDGRATAKVGLLALARGVLFFLPLPLLLLPLPFCGPRRLSHSFCLHQDVMNLACANTTPSVVYGLTAILLVMGLDAVLICLSYLLILRAVLRLAAWRERLKVFGTCVAHICVVLAFYVPLIGLSVVHRFGKDLAPLVHIIMGNVYILVPAVLNPIIYGVRSKQIQRTILSLIRVTDRAPR; encoded by the coding sequence ATGCCCGTCTCCaacagctctgagctcagccCGTCCTTCCTGCTGGCCGGCCCGCCGGGGCTGGAGGGAGCGCACTCCTGGCTGCCCGCGGTGCTGTGCGCGGCCTACGTGCTGGCCGTGCTGGCCAACGGCGCCGTGCTGCTGGCCGTGCGCGCCGAGCCGGGCCTGCACGCGCCCATGTACCTCTTCCTGTGCATGCTGGCCGCCGTCGACCTGGCGCTGGCCTCGGCCACCGTGCCGCGCACCCTCTGCCTCTACTGGCTGGGCAGCCGCCGCATCGGCTTCGGCGCCTGCCTCACGCAGATGTTCCTCATCCACGCGCTCTCGGCCGCCGAGTCCACCGTGCTGCTGGCCATGGCGGCCGACCGCTACGTGGCCATCTGCCACCCGCTGCGCCACGCCGCCGTGCTCGACGGCCGCGCCACGGCCAAGGtggggctgctggccctggcgcGCGGCGTGCTCTTCTTCCTGccgctgcccctgctgctgctgccgctgccctTCTGCGGGCCCCGCCGCCTGTCCCACTCCTTCTGCCTGCACCAGGACGTGATGAACCTGGCCTGCGCCAACACCACCCCCAGCGTGGTGTACGGGCTCACCGCCATCCTGCTGGTCATGGGGCTGGACGCCGTGCTCATCTGCCTCTCCTACCTGCTCATCCTCAGGGCCGTGCTGCGCCTGGCGGCCTGGAGGGAGCGGCTCAAGGTGTTCGGCACCTGCGTCGCCCACATCTGCGTGGTGCTGGCCTTCTATGTGCCCCTGATCGGGCTCTCTGTGGTGCACAGGTTCGGCAAGGACCTGGCGCCGCTGGTCCACATCATCATGGGCAACGTCTACATCCTGGTGCCCGCTGTGCTCAACCCCATCATCTACGGGGTGAGGAGCAAGCAGATCCAGAGGACGATCCTGAGCTTGATCCGTGTCACTGACAGAGCTCCCCGGTGA
- the LOC132069896 gene encoding olfactory receptor 51G2-like, protein MEHDSHTPWEFNGSFHQPSAFLMMGIPGLEALHPWISIPFCALYLSALLGNCVILFIIRRTPSLHEPMYCFLCMLALTDLGLALCTLPTTLGLFWFGARRIGFDACLTQMYFIHILSFIESSVLLAMAFDRFMAISHPLRHAAILTRSTVLKIGLAIVLRGVLSLLPIPFLLRRLTYCGRTELSHSFCFHPDIMNLACADIKVNVFYGMIILLSTVGTDFIFIVLSYILIIRTVLSLTTREECLKALNTCVSHICAVLVFFIPMIGLSMIHRFGKNVPPLVNTLVAYTYLIIPPALNPVIYSIKSTHIREALLRALCRKRGSHW, encoded by the coding sequence atggagcatgACTCACACACCCCCTGGGAATTCAATGGCTCCTTCCATCAGCCTTCAGCTTTCCTCATGATGGGCATCCCGGGCCTGGAGGCCCTTCACCCCTGGATCTCCATCCCCTTCTGTGCCCTGtacctctctgctctgctggggaacTGCGTGATCCTGTTCATCATCAGGAGGACCCCGAGCCTGCACGAGCCCATGTACTGTTTCCTGTGCATGCTGGCCCTCACGGACCTGGGGCTGGCCCTGTGCACCCTGCCCACCACGCTGGGCCTCTTCTGGTTCGGCGCGCGCCGCATCGGCTTCGACGCCTGCCTCACGCAGATGTACTTCATCCACATCCTGTCCTTCATCGAGTCCTCCGTGCTGCTGGCCATGGCCTTCGACCGCTTCATGGCCATCTCGCACCCGCTGCGGCACGCGGCCATCCTCACCAGGAGCACCGTGCTCAAGATAGGCCTGGCCATCGTGCTCAGGGGCGTGCTCTCGCTGCTCCCCATCCCCTTCCTGCTCCGGAGGCTGACCTACTGCGGCAGGACCGAGCTGTCCCACTCCTTCTGCTTCCACCCCGACATCATGAACCTGGCCTGCGCCGACATCAAGGTCAACGTCTTCTATGGCATGATCATCCTCCTGTCCACCGTGGGCACGGACTTCATCTTCATCGTGCTCTCCTACATCCTCATCATCAGAACCGTGCTCAGCCTCACCACCAGGGAGGAGTGCCTGAAGGCCCTGAACACCTGTGTGTCCCACATCTGTGCTGTGCTCGTGTTCTTCATCCCCATGATCGGGCTGTCCATGATCCACCGCTTCGGGAAGAACGTCCCTCCCCTGGTGAACACCTTGGTAGCCTACACCTACCTCATCATCCCCCCTGCCCTCAACCCCGTCATCTACAGCATCAAATCCACCCACATCCGGGAGGCCCTGCTCAGGGCCCTGTGCAGGAAGCGGGGCTCTCACTGGTAG
- the LOC132087368 gene encoding hemoglobin subunit beta: MVQWTAEEKQLITGLWGKVNVAECGGEALARLLIVYPWTQRFFASFGNLSGATAIVGNPKVQAHGKKVLTSFGEAVKNLDGIKNTFSALSELHCDKLHVDPENFRLLGDILVIVLAAHFGKDFTPECQAAWQKLVRVVAHALARKYH, from the exons ATGGTGCAGTGGACAgctgaggagaagcagctgaTCACCGGCCTCTGGGGCAAGGTCAACGTGGCCGAGTGCGGCGGCGAGGCCCTGGCCAG gctgctgatCGTCTACCCCTGGACCCAGAGGTTCTTTGCCTCCTTCGGGAACCTGTCCGGTGCCACCGCCATCGTCGGCAACCCCAAGGTGCAGGCCCATGGCAAGAAGGTGCTGACCTCCTTCGGGGAGGCCGTCAAGAACCTGGATGGCATCAAGAACACCTTCTCCGCGCTGTCCGAGCTGCACTGCGACAAGCTGCACGTGGACCCCGAGAACTTCAGG ctcctgggtgaCATCCTGGTCATCGTCCTGGCCGCCCACTTCGGCAAGGACTTCACTCCCGAGTGCCAGGCTGCCTGGCAGAAGCTGGTGCGTGTGGTTGCCCACGCCCTGGCCCGCAAGTACCACTGA
- the LOC132087369 gene encoding hemoglobin subunit beta-like, producing the protein MVNWTAEEKQLITCLWGKINVAECGAEALARLLIVYPWTQRFFASFGNLSSATAVTGNPMVRAHGKKVLTSFGEAVKNLDGIKKCFAPLSKLHCDKLHVDPENFRLLGDILIVVLAGHFGKDFTPECQAAWQKLVRVVAHALAHEYH; encoded by the exons ATGGTGAACTGGACAgctgaggagaagcagctcaTCACCTGCCTCTGGGGCAAGATCAACGTCGCCGAGTGCGGCGCCGAGGCCCTGGCCAG gctgctgatCGTCTACCCCTGGACCCAGAGGTTCTTTGCCTCCTTTGGGAACCTGTCCAGCGCCACTGCTGTCACTGGCAACCCCATGGTCCGTGCCCATGGCAAGAAGGTGCTGACCTCCTTCGGGGAGGCCGTCAAGAACCTGGATGGCATCAAGAAGTGCTTTGCTCCCCTGAGCAAACTGCACTGCGACAAGCTGCACGTGGACCCCGAGAACTTCAGG ctcctgggtgacATCCTCATCGTGGTGCTGGCCGGACACTTTGGCAAGGACTTCACCCCCGAGTGCCAGGCTGCCTGGCAGAAGCTGGTGCGTGTGGTGGCCCACGCCCTGGCCCACGAGTACCACTGA
- the LOC132087371 gene encoding hemoglobin subunit epsilon-like: MVHWSAEEKQLISGVWAKVNVEECGAEALARLLIVYPWTQRFFSDFGNLSSPTAIVGNPKVRAHGKKVLTSFGEAIKNLDNLKGTYSKLSELHCDKLHVDPENFRLLGDILVIVLASHLGSDFSPVCQAAWQKLVGVVAHALAHKYH; the protein is encoded by the exons atgGTGCACTGGTCAGCCGAGGAGAAGCAGCTCATCAGCGGCGTGTGGGCCAAGGTCAACGTGGAGGAATGCGGCGCCGAGGCCCTGGCCAG gctgctgatCGTCTACCCCTGGACCCAGAGGTTCTTCTCTGACTTCGGGAACCTGTCCAGCCCCACGGCCATCGTCGGCAACCCCAAGGTGCGTGCCCACGGCAAGAAGGTGCTCACCTCCTTCGGGGAGGCCATCAAGAACCTGGACAACCTCAAGGGCACCTACTCCAAGCTGTCCGAGCTGCACTGTGACAAGCTGCACGTGGACCCCGAGAACTTCAGG CTCCTTGGGGACATCCTGGTCATCGTCCTGGCGTCCCACCTGGGCAGTGATTTCAgccctgtgtgccaggctgcCTGGCAGAAGCTCGTGGGTGTGGTGGCCCACGCCCTGGCCCACAAGTACCACTGA